Part of the Trichoderma asperellum chromosome 1, complete sequence genome is shown below.
GCACCAACTTCACTCTGAATCGAGATGTCGCCCTGTAGATGAGTAGTAATCTGCTTTACAAGGCTGAGTCCCAGCCCAGCGCCTGGCGATAAGGGGTCCTCCTGAGAAAAGGGGCGAAAGAGGCCGTGTTTGAGAAAATCAGCACTGATACCTTTACCAGTATCTTGCACTGTGAACCGAACAACACGTTCCTTCTTCCGACTTCTGGTACGGATCATTTCTTGCGTGAGTGATACCGTGATCGTGCCGCGCTTGGTGTGCTTCAGTGCATTGCCAAAGATGTTCATGACTATCCGACGGATGGCTCCGACATTGGCGATGTACCCCCAGTTACATCTCACATCCATTGAGAGTATTATCAATACGTCATCAAAAGACCATTTCAGCTCCCCATTGTTGGTCATCCAAGGCTCAAGTTGGTCTATCGCTTGCAGCGAATCCGACTGATGATTAGCATTCACATCACTGTTGATGGATCCGTTCTGTCGATCTGACAGCTGCTTCACAGATAAGTGTAAGAAATTGAACCCAGCGAAGACACTTTCAACTACTTCTTCGACAATATGATCAAGTCGAGAGTCTCTCAGTAGAGATTTCTTGCCAAACTGGCCTAATTCGAGGCCATTTGATGATAGACTAGGAACCCTATCGTCTCGGCCAGAGAAATGGCTGATCCTAGAATATTCAAGAAGGTGATCTACGGTGTCAAGAAGAGTACGGGAGCAAGTTTCAATGGTGTGGGCAACATTTCCTTGGAAGATGTCGAGCTTGGTATCGATTAGTAATTCCGAGTTGAGCAGAATGCCGTGCAGTGGAGAGCGTAGTTCGTGCGAGAGTGAGCCGAGAGCATCAGTCTTTGCTTTATCAGCTCGCAAATCCTTAAAACGCAGGATTTCAGACATGGCAAGCATTCCAAAAGCCCTCAGGTAACTCAATTCCTGTTCAATAGAAAAGCTTCGGGCCAAGTCCTTGGTATAGATAAATCCGCCAGCATACCATCGATCTTTCCTCGGATCCCAGATAGGAACGAATCCAACACTCCGAGCGCCAGGAAATGCCTTGAGGAGAGCCTCGCCTTCGCGCTGTCGTGCCGAAGACCTCGTCTGTGATTTATCCTGCAAGGATATCAAACTTATCCTAGAGTCGGACGTAAGCAGCGAAGAATGCTCCGCTAGCGCCTCAGGAGACGAAAATGGTTGCTCATCTTCCGATGAGTCTGATTGTAACTCGCCATCAGCTCCAAAGTTGAAAATTTGACCCCTAGGATAACGTCGAATAAGCTTGGACAAGAAGCTTTCTGTCAGCGTTATACGAGGTTGAGCGGGAGCGTCTCCATCGATACTCGATGCTCTCGACGTGGAGTAGCCGAGGAGTCTACATATCGGCATGACCTTACTTCGACGTCTGATTTCAAGGTCTTCCTCGCTGCTACTTGCTGTAGATGTCTGGCATTCTTCCTCACTCGTAGTATTGGTGTGCGTTTGAGACAAATATGGCTGGATTGGAGCCTCGAAAACAAGGCAACCTTCAACCTCGATTGACTCTCGAATAAGATTGGCTGCCTTTGATGTAATAAGCACGGAACTTTCGTCCTCTGTCAAggcagccatggccttgGCTTCTGATAGCATGGCCTCTGAGCTATCCACAGAGAATGTACGCTGATCGTGTTCAGAGAAAGCGTCGATCGGATCCGTCGTATCGTTCGGGTTGGGCAGTTGAGCCGTCGGCGATAATTGGGTTACAACGTCATCTCCAAAATCGTCTCGCTGGTGTTGCTGGGAAGACCGCATGAAATTGGGGCTGTTTGCCAGTGTCTGGCATCCCCCTTCAGTAGGAGGAGATGTTATAGGCTCCTGCCAGTCAAATATAGATGATTTGCCTTCAATAAATGACCCCAAGCCTCGATTCATCCGTATATCTCGCCTATGCAAGACCTTTAGTCTCTGCGCCTCGAGATGATCCATGATAGCACAGGAGATGTCTCGTAACCGTTGAGAGTAGCCATCATTCCAGGACATGTTTGGTGTTTCGTTGATAACACAATATACGCCAATATTGATACCACGCCGAGTTCGGATTGGGACAGCAGCATAGAAACGAGCTAAAGTGCCTGGCTGGCAGAACGGTTTGGCGCAAAACCGAGGATCAACGACGAGATCGTAGGCCAAGGTCAGGGGGAGCTCCTTGGCGGATTCGCCATTGACAGCGTCGAAAGACCGTTCCCCAAGGAGACTAAACTCGCAAACCCCATGACTGCGAGGTATGGCGGTGCCGCATAGCCAGAGGGGGCGTTCGCAGTCGTCACTCTTGATCGATGGACATAGGCGCTGGGTAGGCGTTGCTTCGGCCACGATACACTGGCGGTGGGCGTCGAACAGGGAGATGAGTGACCTATCGGTGCCGGTCTGGAGGGCGCCCAGTTGGGCGAGGCCGGTGAGGATAACGTCGTCGGCTGCCGAGAGCTCGGATGAGGGAATCGGCCGGCCACTCTCGTTCAGCCTGATGGAGCTGAGCAGGGACGCCGAGTATCTGCCACAGGGCACGGGTTAACAGCTGGTTGGACATGAGGCCGGCATGTCAATCGGGCtatggaaaagagaaaaggaaaaaaaagaagcctctTACTCGAACGTCTCCCGCTCTCTGGCAGACTCGGACACCAGCCTGACGGGCTTCACCGAGCTTCGGTCCGAAAATGCTGCCATCGCCGTTCCACAACCTCCGCAAGGCGCTCGGATCGCTGGTCACAggaaaagattataaaggaCCATCTGGAGTGCCGATCACCAAGGACTTTGGGGTCCTATGTGAAGTGCATGTGTGGCAGGTGCCGTTGCTACCTTTTAGCGGAATCAAAGCCCCATGAGCCTTGGCACGGTCACTGGCGCTGTGGGAGCCTCTCGTGGCAGAATTTGCATGGCGCGCTGTAGGCACTCCAtcatgctgcagcagccaccgATACCGTCCGTGACCCGGCAGCTCCAACCCCAGCTTCAGAGCTCCCCGTCTAGCTGCCAGCAGCTCTGACGGCTAATGCCTATCACTTACGGTATCAGGGTGGATCGGCTCAAATCACGGTGCGTTCCGCCGCACCTCTTTTTGGAGCTCAAAGTCAAACAAATCAAAGCTAAATCAAGCCTAAGTCGATTATACTCGCTTCACGGCGCTGCCGGGCACGCCGTTAGAGGTACTCTGGACAGGCCATTGTGGGCGAACTGGTAGAGACAAGTGCTGGTTTCCACTTTATTTACGGAGACTTTGCTCCAGTTAGCCGGCCTCTAGCAGCAATCGCCTTATCTTAGTGCTCTTTCAGTGTTTCTAGCCCCCAATCCAGCAGGTGCGTTTTGATATTTGGGTCGAGTCTTTAGCAGCATCTCGATGGTAATGGGGAATCTCGATGGCAATAGGAGGGCATTAAAAGCGCCACTCGCTATCCCATCGATAGTCGCAGGcactctttttgctttagATCTATGGTCTCATGCCTTTGCACTTGAAATAGATGACAAAAAtatagagaagagaagaaaagaaacacaCACGCTCGCACACACAGACagaccaaaagaaaaaaaagaagcacacAAAGAGAAAGGCGCTCAGCCTTCACCAAAGCTCAACGGAGACGCGTCACAACCATCGCTTATAACATCCAGCTGCCTGCGGGCATCATCGCGAAGCCGGCTGCCCAACTGATtcaaattatatataatctgATTCATGTTATTTCTATCTACACACGATTCCTTAGCTAAAACGTGGCGTTCGGAACCACGGGGCTCTCTTTCTGGATGTAGAATCATGCTGTGCTCTGCAGGCTGCTCGAAGAGGGGTGTGGGAGCCATTAGATCTGACCTCTCCAACTGTTCTTGTTCGTTCGCTTCGCATTTGCCTTTATTTCGTATTGCATGGTATTTGTAGCAGTATGGCCCTTGAGCTCGACTATTATTCCAGGGGAGTAGTGAACCTAAGGCATCGGGATCCCATAACGGGTCAAAGTCGGCGCTGAGAGTGGTAAATGGATCTGATATGTCCGAGAGCTGAGAGGGTGAAGTTACTGGTGCCGTCATCGGGGACGTTGTAGCGGATAGGAAATCAAAATCGGCATCGTCGTTGGGGGTGGAAAGACTGTAATCTGTTGGAGTGACGAACTCAAAGTCGTTAGCCGGCATATGAACTGCTGGAGTACCTGTAGATGTCGCGTTATCTGCTGGAGCGGTAGTCATATCTTCCTGTCGCTCTGGATGGGGTGAGAGAAGCCACGGCACCCGGGATTGTTGCCCAAAATTCCATGCCGTCTGAGGAAATTCTTGCGCAAATTGGCGATTTACTTCTTCATACAGCGAGAGTCCGTCCTGGGCATCATGGCTCAGGGCCCTGTTGGGCTGCATGAGGGACACGCGCCGGATGTCGTACGGTCGCCGATCAGAGCTGCCCTTCTTCACCTTGGTCATTTCGCAGGTATTTCAAAATCAAACTTGCCCGGGAACATGTTGATGAAGGGCATACAAGATGTAGCCACGTTCAATCGAAAGCAGGAATTAAGGGGGAAAGCCTTGCAGCATTCTTACTTACTAAGTGCCCACACCAACAAGGCCGCGGAGCAAACGCGCAATCCATCGAGGGATCGAATTTTTCGAAATCGCATCAATCCTGGATTGCGGCTGACACTGTGCCCgtcacagcagcagctcgacgtCATTTTGGGCGACTAGGGGTATATGCTGCAAGGCTTGCTGCACGCCTTGATGGCCAGCTTCGTAGGTGGCTATGCGCGTGCCAGACGGTCCGGGGGAAAAGCTCCCGTTCTAAGCAAGAGATCGACGGGGGGGCCAACTGGCGGGAACCTGCTGGATCCAATCACTACGTGTATATGCAGATGCACAAAATATGGAATATGATATCAGGTAGATTAGTAGCAATCATTTCGATCCGCATCTCTTCTGCCAGCAGCCTAAGAGATGACCCAGCTCATAGTTCAAAATGCTTT
Proteins encoded:
- a CDS encoding uncharacterized protein (EggNog:ENOG41), with the translated sequence MAAFSDRSSVKPVRLVSESARERETFEYSASLLSSIRLNESGRPIPSSELSAADDVILTGLAQLGALQTGTDRSLISLFDAHRQCIVAEATPTQRLCPSIKSDDCERPLWLCGTAIPRSHGVCEFSLLGERSFDAVNGESAKELPLTLAYDLVVDPRFCAKPFCQPGTLARFYAAVPIRTRRGINIGVYCVINETPNMSWNDGYSQRLRDISCAIMDHLEAQRLKVLHRRDIRMNRGLGSFIEGKSSIFDWQEPITSPPTEGGCQTLANSPNFMRSSQQHQRDDFGDDVVTQLSPTAQLPNPNDTTDPIDAFSEHDQRTFSVDSSEAMLSEAKAMAALTEDESSVLITSKAANLIRESIEVEGCLVFEAPIQPYLSQTHTNTTSEEECQTSTASSSEEDLEIRRRSKVMPICRLLGYSTSRASSIDGDAPAQPRITLTESFLSKLIRRYPRGQIFNFGADGELQSDSSEDEQPFSSPEALAEHSSLLTSDSRISLISLQDKSQTRSSARQREGEALLKAFPGARSVGFVPIWDPRKDRWYAGGFIYTKDLARSFSIEQELSYLRAFGMLAMSEILRFKDLRADKAKTDALGSLSHELRSPLHGILLNSELLIDTKLDIFQGNVAHTIETCSRTLLDTVDHLLEYSRISHFSGRDDRVPSLSSNGLELGQFGKKSLLRDSRLDHIVEEVVESVFAGFNFLHLSVKQLSDRQNGSINSDVNANHQSDSLQAIDQLEPWMTNNGELKWSFDDVLIILSMDVRCNWGYIANVGAIRRIVMNIFGNALKHTKRGTITVSLTQEMIRTRSRKKERVVRFTVQDTGKGISADFLKHGLFRPFSQEDPLSPGAGLGLSLVKQITTHLQGDISIQSEVGAGTIASVTLPLQQLPLSLGTAPIISDEDKVFKEQVEDLKGLRVRLLMTNSEWRKAVVDICREWLHMDIISNTPDTTVTPDLVMWSYMDLKPVQEDLQTFSKTPNVVVCSNALVAYRQSHAFKKAGSAAVFEFISQPTGPRKLARTLHSAYMRWMSNSNSPAAATSAPMVAKRPKGPKRMPSAFSANNVSRPSIGRSASVVSRGDRPIPAPPSATVEIPAMSTEEPKAPIRILLVDDNFINLKVLSTYITRRNIGFDTAKNGQEAVDLFLSNSDTPYACILMDISMPIMDGFEATRHIRAHETQRGLTPVPIIALSGLTTEDAQQEAFGSGMDMFLTKPVKLGDLGRLLESQGIIHAG
- a CDS encoding uncharacterized protein (EggNog:ENOG41) encodes the protein MTKVKKGSSDRRPYDIRRVSLMQPNRALSHDAQDGLSLYEEVNRQFAQEFPQTAWNFGQQSRVPWLLSPHPERQEDMTTAPADNATSTGTPAVHMPANDFEFVTPTDYSLSTPNDDADFDFLSATTSPMTAPVTSPSQLSDISDPFTTLSADFDPLWDPDALGSLLPWNNSRAQGPYCYKYHAIRNKGKCEANEQEQLERSDLMAPTPLFEQPAEHSMILHPEREPRGSERHVLAKESCVDRNNMNQIIYNLNQLGSRLRDDARRQLDVISDGCDASPLSFGEG